From a single Candidatus Omnitrophota bacterium genomic region:
- a CDS encoding HAD-IIIA family hydrolase — protein sequence MAKKEIVNKLFKNIKLLILDVDGVLTKGEIIYDNEDRELKIFNVKDGLGVFLLRKLGIKTIFLSARNSKMLKRRAKDMRVAEVIGGIMPKEKTLGGIKRKYKVSEKEICFIGDDLIDLGMINRVGLGIAVNDAPPIVRKAASYVTAKNGGEGAVREVVDLIIKYQKLEKKIYRILENPR from the coding sequence ATGGCGAAAAAGGAAATAGTCAACAAGTTATTTAAAAATATTAAACTGTTAATTCTTGACGTAGACGGAGTTTTGACTAAAGGTGAGATTATCTATGATAATGAGGACAGAGAACTTAAGATTTTTAACGTTAAAGATGGCTTAGGCGTTTTTCTTTTACGAAAATTAGGGATTAAGACAATTTTTCTTTCAGCTCGAAATTCAAAAATGCTTAAAAGGCGTGCTAAAGATATGAGGGTGGCTGAAGTAATAGGCGGAATCATGCCTAAAGAGAAAACACTTGGTGGAATTAAAAGAAAATATAAGGTAAGCGAAAAAGAAATTTGTTTTATTGGCGATGATTTAATCGATTTAGGAATGATTAACAGGGTAGGCTTAGGTATTGCCGTTAACGATGCGCCGCCAATAGTAAGAAAAGCCGCCAGCTACGTCACTGCAAAAAATGGTGGTGAGGGTGCGGTTAGAGAAGTAGTTGATCTAATTATTAAATATCAAAAATTAGAGAAAAAAATCTATAGAATTTTAGAAAATCCGAGGTAA